The following proteins are encoded in a genomic region of Gimesia algae:
- a CDS encoding ATP-binding protein, which translates to MTDTARISAHMLREGRRSIAETICLHLESSSIVNQGVSPVERLEQSETHIHILAACIEFKSPVLLNDYVQWVTRLPQSVSPYFCEISHFLDELVCIVEAEFPQEAASVVKHYIDTARKSLLVECPPEPPARASPPQAQLQSNYLAALLDTRRHDALNMVLKAMEAGVEIESIYLNVIQPAQHELGRLWQTGQISVAQEHYCTAATQFVMSQLQPWFLTTSSANQTLVATCVGDELHEVGLRIVADLFEVSGWNTIYLGANVPPESIAETLASSSAQILAISCTMTQHLSGMADVIRIVRSYPGCERVKILAGGYPFNIDPYLWKRIGADADALDGKAAIRVASRLIQPQNQADRQPPSSSTPQQVEFQAPAGLHQTDDDLSRLNNSLITLQRKLNKANVELAALNKTNQEKAEALQQADRRKDEFLAMLAHELRGPLAPMELAMGLLQMDDLNPSLIRESRETMQRQLHQMKHLINDLLDASRIAHGKIELKKETLDLTNVLYRAIETVHPLIREKQQNLKLHLSDTPIQIEGDEIRLTQVFANLLTNSSKYTDNEGTIRLTTKQDRDTAVIEVCDNGFGIDPNLLQDVFTTFTQEQRSKLHSNGGLGLGLSLVKQLVDLHQGSVSADSEGADRGSTFSVRLPALELEEINTFVEPESTPSSSENIRSRRVLIIEDMVGISRMLSLLFDKLGHEPLVAANGVTAIRMFQEYAPEIVILDLMLPDMNGLEVARELRRLDQNNTTLIVALTGHSDDLRRHQAREHGCDEFFVKPIDIQDLQELATHPKLMSINR; encoded by the coding sequence GTGACTGACACGGCCCGTATCTCTGCTCACATGCTCAGAGAGGGGCGACGAAGTATCGCGGAAACCATTTGCTTGCATTTGGAGTCCTCGTCTATTGTGAATCAGGGTGTCTCTCCTGTTGAAAGACTTGAACAGTCTGAGACCCACATTCATATTCTCGCTGCCTGTATTGAATTCAAAAGCCCGGTTCTACTGAATGATTATGTACAATGGGTAACCCGGCTTCCCCAATCAGTTTCCCCTTATTTTTGTGAGATCTCTCACTTTCTGGACGAACTGGTCTGCATCGTCGAAGCAGAGTTTCCACAAGAAGCCGCTAGCGTCGTTAAACATTATATAGACACGGCCAGAAAATCGCTTCTCGTAGAATGCCCTCCAGAGCCCCCCGCGCGTGCCAGTCCCCCGCAGGCACAGCTCCAGAGTAATTATCTGGCAGCATTGCTCGACACTCGTCGCCACGATGCACTAAACATGGTGCTGAAAGCCATGGAAGCAGGGGTAGAAATTGAATCAATCTACCTGAATGTCATTCAACCCGCGCAACACGAACTGGGCCGTTTGTGGCAGACGGGACAAATCAGCGTGGCCCAGGAACATTATTGTACCGCCGCAACGCAGTTTGTCATGTCCCAGCTTCAGCCCTGGTTTCTCACAACATCTTCCGCTAACCAGACACTCGTCGCAACCTGTGTGGGCGATGAGTTGCATGAAGTGGGTCTGCGGATCGTCGCTGATCTCTTCGAAGTCAGTGGCTGGAATACCATTTACCTGGGAGCAAACGTACCACCGGAAAGCATTGCGGAGACTCTCGCTTCCAGCAGCGCACAAATACTCGCTATTTCCTGCACGATGACACAGCATTTGTCGGGCATGGCTGATGTCATCCGCATCGTACGTTCCTACCCGGGATGTGAACGGGTGAAGATCCTCGCAGGAGGCTACCCCTTTAATATCGATCCCTATCTCTGGAAACGTATCGGAGCCGACGCTGATGCCCTGGACGGAAAAGCCGCGATACGCGTCGCCAGTCGACTGATCCAACCCCAAAATCAGGCTGACAGACAACCACCTTCGTCTTCAACTCCTCAACAGGTAGAATTCCAGGCTCCTGCCGGACTCCACCAGACGGACGATGATCTCAGCCGTTTGAATAACAGTCTGATCACTCTGCAACGTAAGCTGAATAAAGCGAATGTGGAACTGGCTGCGTTGAATAAGACGAATCAGGAGAAGGCAGAAGCCTTACAGCAGGCCGACCGTCGTAAGGATGAATTCCTTGCCATGCTGGCCCATGAATTGAGAGGTCCACTGGCACCTATGGAACTGGCCATGGGACTGCTGCAGATGGATGATCTCAATCCGTCTCTCATTCGTGAGTCTCGCGAGACCATGCAGCGACAACTTCATCAAATGAAACATCTGATCAATGATTTACTGGATGCATCCCGAATTGCACACGGCAAGATTGAATTAAAAAAAGAAACACTCGACCTGACGAACGTTCTCTATCGTGCCATCGAAACCGTTCATCCACTCATTCGAGAGAAACAGCAGAATTTGAAGCTGCATCTGTCAGACACACCGATCCAGATTGAGGGAGATGAAATTCGGTTAACACAGGTGTTCGCTAACCTGTTGACAAATTCCTCGAAATATACAGACAACGAAGGCACTATCCGGCTTACCACAAAACAGGATAGGGATACTGCCGTAATCGAAGTCTGCGATAATGGATTTGGAATTGATCCCAATTTACTGCAGGACGTCTTTACTACATTCACACAGGAGCAACGCTCGAAATTGCATTCTAATGGAGGGCTCGGCTTAGGACTCAGCCTGGTAAAACAACTGGTCGATCTCCACCAGGGAAGTGTCTCGGCAGATAGTGAAGGCGCGGATCGGGGCTCTACATTCTCCGTCAGACTGCCCGCTCTGGAACTGGAGGAGATCAACACTTTTGTGGAACCCGAGTCAACACCTTCGTCTTCTGAGAACATTCGCTCCCGTCGAGTTCTTATCATAGAGGATATGGTCGGGATTTCCCGTATGCTATCTCTCCTGTTTGATAAACTGGGACACGAGCCGCTGGTGGCTGCCAACGGCGTCACTGCCATCCGAATGTTTCAGGAATATGCGCCGGAAATTGTCATATTGGACCTGATGCTGCCAGACATGAATGGCCTGGAAGTTGCCCGGGAACTACGACGCCTTGATCAAAATAACACAACACTCATCGTTGCTTTAACCGGACATAGTGACGACCTACGCCGTCATCAGGCGCGAGAACACGGTTGTGATGAGTTCTTCGTAAAACCCATCGATATACAGGACCTGCAGGAACTGGCGACGCACCCGAAACTGATGTCAATTAACAGATGA
- a CDS encoding PVC-type heme-binding CxxCH protein has protein sequence MKHFLLTIADSSLKTACWTVALCLTLCVTSFASAAPLVYEGTEGPGKGKHIVFLAGDHEYRSEESLPELARILAKHHGFKCTVLFNIDPETGEIVAGNSNMPGLKALKTADLAVVFLRFQNFPKEQMQYFVDYLKRGGPVVGMRTATHAFNMPETAPFSEYSYNSKDKDYELGFGHQVLGQTWVGHYGTNHKQSTRIKVVDDKKNHPILRGVKDIWVQAGGYVGKPTDGEVLTMAQPLNGMKQDSPADETKPPMPSEWTRTYTSPSGKKGRVFTTLYGTPEDLLNAGYRRMLVNACFWALGMENAIKADANVDFVGPFKPNTFGNGTYAHGIKPDAYAGFESPIPANHNTKKTEAKKKGPKKAPAKNHSHEHGAKKNGAQAKKSQKSTAALVTGKPARFVRIELPGNKRILTLAEVEIFSGGKNIAKNGKASQSSTMGSGVAAKALDGNKSSDWGKGGQTHTANAGTKNPWWEVDLGQPVDVEKIGIWNRQGFEGRLENFTLTLLDADRKEVFQVTKVAAPFTMEIDVKNRGKLEYLTFNGKPGVPYKSTSKSVGSDSPTQVEDPTLADVPTGYRDPLPFAFQQGDVVAILGNGLPDRMQHDGWLETLLQSELPGKQVRFRNMSASGDRVDSFPRSKGAATITEYLRHVKADVVFAFFGFNESFEGVKQAGAYQRKLVDFVKKTRGSKANGKSFPRIVLFSPIAHEDTGNKNVPDGKAHNVQLAAYTKATAAAAREAGVAYVDLFHPSLQMFKESSTPLTINGVHLTEEGNKKLGEIIASALSGHQVSASQTMEPLRSAVLDKAYKWNNRYRARDGNDVWGGRSILAFTNDQTNAVVLQHELSMLDVMTNNRDARIWAVAQGQDFKVDDSNVPQPVKVISNVGGGSKSSSAVKEGNLNYISGQEGIEHMALADGFEVSLFADEKQFPELVNPVQMQFDTQGRLWAAVWPTYPKWEPLKEMDDALIILHDDDHDGKADRVTEFARIQNPLGFEFWNGGVLVASAPEIVFLKDTDGDDVADVRTVMLQGLDSSDTHHAANNLIYGPDGAIYWQSGVFMVHNHEHPWGPSLQAAESAMYRFDPRRFTISMHAVNSPNPHGISFDYWGYHYATDGTGGRAYQVRPDKAGFKMHELLKKEVRPVTASEVVSSAHFPESMQGDFLICNVIGFLGIKHYDLARNGEDGTVWGEPAGADLTVMRVNADGSKTEDKSKGLMMSGDKNFRPADAIFAPDGSLYFCDWHNVIIGHMQHNVRDPNRDHKHGRIYRMTAKGRPLQEPVAIDGQPIAALLDNLKSPIDGIRHRTRVELSERDSDAVLTATKEWVKQFDPNKKEDAHHLLEALWLHQQHNDRNLELLGVLLKSPEPHARIAANTVKHLWFNVESTMRGGVIAESEEAATQKSGILSDTPELTTIRIGTIRERMRYDVTKLTVKPGKKVKLTFANPDYMPHNIMLVNPGKADEVGLAAIDLGASGFSVGFVPESKEILWASKLVDHGQEETIEFVAPTQEGAYPYICSFPGHHLLMRGTMYITNDLKEFLAKNPEQVTKITEWKLSDLEADLKRVGQHRNFTRGQQVFTKLACAQCHKINKDSVALGKNLSIGPNLDEVVKKHKNDAKAILSEILEPSRKIEEKYRTVLLLLEDGRSLNGNIVTEDETSMTIVTGPPQVKEQKVLKSSIEFQRTSPVSIMPAALLNTLDKEEILDLLAYVLSGGNAKDAAFHHHH, from the coding sequence ATGAAACATTTTTTGCTCACCATTGCAGACTCTTCCCTGAAAACCGCCTGCTGGACCGTTGCTCTGTGTCTGACGCTCTGTGTGACCAGCTTTGCCAGTGCGGCGCCGCTGGTTTATGAAGGGACTGAAGGGCCTGGAAAAGGAAAACACATCGTTTTTCTGGCAGGCGATCATGAGTACCGGTCTGAGGAATCGCTGCCGGAACTGGCACGCATTCTGGCTAAGCACCATGGTTTCAAGTGCACAGTTCTGTTTAATATCGATCCGGAAACTGGCGAAATCGTGGCGGGAAACTCGAACATGCCGGGACTCAAAGCACTCAAGACTGCGGATCTCGCGGTTGTGTTTTTGCGGTTTCAGAATTTCCCCAAGGAACAGATGCAGTATTTCGTCGATTACCTCAAACGGGGTGGCCCGGTGGTGGGAATGCGGACCGCGACGCACGCATTCAACATGCCTGAGACTGCTCCCTTTTCGGAATATTCTTACAACAGCAAAGATAAAGACTACGAGTTAGGCTTTGGTCATCAGGTGTTAGGGCAGACCTGGGTGGGGCACTATGGAACCAACCATAAGCAGAGCACGCGCATCAAAGTTGTTGACGACAAAAAGAATCACCCGATTCTGCGGGGGGTGAAAGACATCTGGGTGCAGGCCGGCGGCTATGTCGGCAAACCCACTGATGGTGAAGTGTTAACAATGGCGCAGCCTTTGAACGGCATGAAACAGGATTCCCCTGCTGATGAAACGAAGCCGCCTATGCCCTCGGAATGGACGCGGACCTATACTTCCCCGTCCGGAAAGAAGGGCCGCGTTTTCACAACGCTCTACGGGACGCCTGAAGATCTGTTGAATGCAGGCTACCGCCGGATGCTGGTCAACGCGTGTTTCTGGGCTCTGGGTATGGAAAACGCGATCAAAGCGGACGCGAACGTTGACTTCGTCGGGCCGTTCAAACCCAATACGTTTGGCAATGGAACGTACGCTCACGGTATCAAGCCAGATGCATATGCCGGATTCGAAAGTCCAATTCCTGCCAATCACAACACGAAAAAAACTGAAGCAAAAAAGAAGGGTCCCAAGAAAGCTCCCGCGAAGAATCACAGTCACGAGCACGGGGCAAAGAAAAACGGGGCACAGGCCAAAAAATCACAGAAGTCAACGGCTGCACTTGTGACAGGTAAACCAGCGCGTTTTGTGCGGATCGAACTCCCGGGCAATAAGCGTATTCTCACACTGGCGGAAGTCGAAATATTCAGTGGAGGCAAAAATATTGCGAAGAACGGCAAGGCTTCGCAGTCGAGCACGATGGGGTCCGGAGTCGCCGCCAAGGCGCTGGATGGCAATAAAAGTTCAGACTGGGGAAAAGGGGGGCAGACACATACCGCCAACGCGGGTACAAAGAATCCGTGGTGGGAAGTCGACTTGGGGCAGCCTGTCGATGTGGAAAAGATTGGTATCTGGAACCGTCAGGGATTCGAGGGCCGCCTCGAAAATTTTACGCTGACATTACTTGATGCGGATCGCAAAGAAGTGTTTCAGGTTACGAAGGTGGCGGCTCCCTTTACCATGGAGATTGATGTCAAGAACCGGGGCAAACTGGAATACCTGACATTCAACGGCAAGCCCGGTGTCCCTTATAAGTCGACCTCCAAGTCAGTCGGTTCGGATTCACCCACTCAAGTCGAGGATCCCACGTTGGCCGATGTGCCGACCGGTTATCGTGATCCCCTGCCGTTTGCATTTCAACAGGGGGATGTCGTTGCCATTCTGGGGAATGGACTGCCCGACCGGATGCAGCATGACGGGTGGCTGGAAACGCTGTTACAGAGTGAATTGCCAGGGAAACAGGTTCGTTTTCGGAATATGAGCGCGAGCGGCGATCGCGTGGATTCGTTCCCGCGCAGCAAGGGGGCAGCTACGATCACTGAATACCTGCGGCATGTGAAGGCGGACGTGGTATTCGCATTCTTCGGGTTTAATGAATCATTTGAGGGAGTAAAGCAGGCGGGCGCGTATCAGCGAAAGCTTGTGGACTTTGTTAAAAAGACACGTGGTTCCAAGGCGAACGGAAAATCATTCCCCCGAATTGTCTTGTTCAGCCCCATTGCACATGAAGATACCGGGAACAAAAACGTGCCTGACGGCAAGGCGCACAACGTTCAACTTGCCGCCTATACCAAGGCAACGGCAGCCGCAGCACGGGAAGCGGGCGTCGCGTATGTTGACTTGTTCCACCCTTCTCTGCAGATGTTTAAAGAGTCGAGCACGCCTTTGACCATCAACGGGGTACATCTGACCGAGGAAGGTAACAAAAAGCTTGGAGAAATTATCGCGTCGGCTCTGTCTGGTCACCAGGTGAGCGCATCGCAAACGATGGAGCCACTGCGGTCTGCTGTACTGGATAAGGCCTATAAGTGGAATAACCGCTATCGCGCCCGCGATGGCAACGATGTGTGGGGTGGCCGCTCCATTCTTGCATTTACGAATGATCAGACCAATGCCGTTGTTTTGCAGCACGAGCTTTCGATGCTGGATGTGATGACGAATAATCGCGATGCCCGAATCTGGGCGGTCGCTCAAGGTCAGGATTTCAAAGTCGACGACAGCAATGTGCCGCAGCCGGTGAAGGTGATTTCGAATGTGGGTGGAGGCAGCAAGAGTTCCAGTGCCGTGAAAGAGGGGAACCTCAACTACATCAGTGGGCAGGAAGGCATCGAGCATATGGCTCTGGCTGACGGGTTTGAGGTCAGCCTCTTCGCCGATGAAAAACAATTCCCTGAACTGGTCAACCCGGTACAAATGCAATTCGATACCCAGGGGCGCCTGTGGGCGGCTGTCTGGCCGACCTATCCCAAGTGGGAACCGCTGAAAGAGATGGACGATGCGTTAATCATTCTGCATGATGATGACCACGATGGCAAAGCAGATCGCGTGACCGAGTTCGCCCGGATCCAGAATCCACTGGGTTTTGAATTCTGGAATGGGGGCGTGCTGGTGGCTTCTGCGCCGGAAATTGTGTTCCTCAAGGATACTGATGGCGACGACGTGGCTGATGTGCGCACCGTGATGCTGCAGGGCCTCGATTCTTCTGATACCCATCATGCCGCGAACAATCTGATCTATGGTCCGGATGGTGCAATTTACTGGCAGAGTGGTGTGTTTATGGTGCATAACCACGAGCATCCCTGGGGACCTTCGCTTCAGGCCGCGGAATCGGCCATGTATCGTTTCGACCCGCGACGATTCACCATTTCAATGCATGCGGTGAATTCTCCCAACCCGCACGGCATTTCGTTTGATTATTGGGGTTATCATTACGCGACTGATGGTACTGGTGGCCGGGCGTACCAGGTTCGACCGGATAAGGCCGGGTTCAAAATGCACGAGCTGTTGAAGAAAGAAGTGCGGCCTGTGACAGCCAGCGAAGTGGTCAGCAGTGCTCACTTCCCGGAGTCAATGCAGGGTGACTTCCTGATCTGTAACGTGATCGGTTTTCTGGGCATCAAGCATTATGACCTGGCGCGGAACGGCGAAGATGGAACCGTGTGGGGTGAACCTGCCGGTGCTGATCTGACGGTGATGAGAGTCAATGCAGACGGCTCCAAAACGGAGGACAAATCAAAAGGTCTGATGATGAGCGGAGACAAGAATTTCCGCCCTGCCGATGCAATTTTTGCCCCCGATGGCTCGCTGTATTTCTGCGACTGGCATAACGTGATTATTGGTCACATGCAGCATAATGTTCGCGATCCCAACCGCGACCACAAACATGGTCGTATTTATCGAATGACTGCCAAGGGACGTCCTCTGCAGGAACCGGTCGCCATTGACGGCCAGCCGATTGCCGCCTTGCTCGACAATTTGAAATCGCCCATCGATGGCATCCGCCACCGTACCCGAGTCGAACTGAGTGAACGCGATTCAGACGCCGTGCTCACCGCCACGAAGGAGTGGGTTAAGCAATTTGATCCGAATAAAAAAGAAGATGCGCATCATCTGCTGGAAGCACTCTGGCTGCATCAGCAACACAACGATCGGAATCTGGAATTACTGGGAGTGCTGTTAAAGTCTCCTGAGCCTCACGCACGCATTGCCGCCAACACGGTGAAGCATTTGTGGTTCAATGTTGAAAGTACGATGCGTGGTGGGGTGATCGCGGAATCGGAAGAAGCGGCGACACAGAAGTCAGGCATTCTCAGTGATACGCCTGAACTCACGACGATTCGCATTGGGACGATCCGCGAACGGATGAGATATGATGTGACAAAACTGACCGTCAAGCCTGGTAAGAAAGTGAAACTGACGTTTGCGAACCCGGATTATATGCCGCATAACATTATGCTGGTCAATCCCGGGAAAGCCGATGAAGTGGGGCTGGCGGCAATTGATCTGGGAGCCAGCGGGTTTTCCGTCGGCTTTGTTCCCGAGAGTAAAGAGATTCTGTGGGCCAGCAAGCTGGTGGACCATGGTCAGGAAGAGACGATCGAGTTCGTCGCTCCGACGCAAGAAGGCGCGTATCCTTACATCTGCTCGTTTCCCGGGCATCACCTGCTGATGCGAGGAACGATGTACATAACCAACGATTTGAAGGAGTTTCTCGCGAAAAATCCGGAACAGGTTACTAAGATTACAGAATGGAAACTGTCCGATCTGGAAGCAGACCTGAAACGGGTGGGACAGCATCGAAACTTTACTCGGGGACAGCAGGTTTTCACTAAACTTGCCTGTGCCCAGTGTCACAAAATAAATAAGGACAGCGTCGCTCTTGGCAAGAATCTTTCGATTGGTCCCAATCTGGACGAAGTTGTGAAGAAGCATAAGAACGATGCCAAAGCAATTCTGTCGGAGATCCTTGAGCCCTCCCGCAAGATTGAGGAAAAGTACAGAACGGTACTACTTCTGCTGGAAGACGGACGGAGTCTCAACGGTAATATTGTCACTGAAGATGAGACATCAATGACCATTGTAACGGGGCCACCCCAGGTGAAGGAGCAGAAGGTTCTAAAGAGTTCGATCGAATTTCAACGTACCTCTCCTGTCTCCATCATGCCGGCTGCCCTGCTTAATACGCTGGACAAAGAAGAAATTCTCGATCTGCTCGCGTATGTGCTCTCAGGTGGAAACGCTAAAGATGCGGCCTTCCATCATCATCATTAA
- a CDS encoding DUF1501 domain-containing protein has protein sequence MSRQIAEFCDGISRRSVVKAGLTGLIGLSLPDILRLKADTAKRGHSKQDTAIIFLELAGGPAQHETYDPKPNAPSEYRGPLNPISTAVPGVQFSEFMKEQARVLDKMAIIRSIHHDSGSHGTSSHLTQTGYYLRDRQNRENEMPSIGCITSKVRGSNTEGIPAYVSLPRDMRFGRAAWLGKGYNPFITARDADEKNFAVPNLTLLGGLTAARMQDRQALLASFDATRRIIDNNGVGDALDQYTQEAFEMVSGDTARKAFDLSQEDEKTRDRYGRTSFGQNILLARRLVEHGVTVASVRVTGPSWDDHRDLVKRMREKGIPYDRAFAALVEDLHERGLDKKVMVVAMGEFGRTPKFNKTAGRDHWGRVMSVALAGGGIKTGQVIGSSDDQGGTPVDAPYRPENVLAMLYRHLGIDPATTFLDHSGRPRYILERRELITELT, from the coding sequence ATGTCTCGACAAATTGCAGAATTTTGCGATGGCATCTCACGACGATCTGTTGTGAAAGCTGGTTTGACCGGCTTGATAGGGCTTTCTCTTCCCGACATTCTTCGCCTGAAGGCAGACACTGCAAAACGGGGACATTCAAAGCAGGATACGGCGATCATCTTTCTGGAACTGGCGGGGGGGCCGGCTCAGCATGAGACTTATGATCCCAAACCGAATGCCCCTTCTGAGTATCGGGGGCCCCTCAATCCGATCAGCACGGCCGTTCCTGGAGTGCAGTTCAGTGAGTTCATGAAAGAACAGGCACGGGTACTGGATAAAATGGCAATTATCCGTTCCATTCATCACGATTCAGGCAGCCATGGCACGAGCAGCCATCTGACGCAAACCGGTTATTACCTGCGCGATCGCCAGAACAGAGAAAATGAAATGCCGAGTATCGGATGTATTACATCCAAAGTGCGCGGCAGTAATACAGAGGGAATTCCGGCGTATGTCTCATTGCCACGCGATATGCGTTTTGGTCGTGCGGCCTGGTTGGGTAAAGGCTATAATCCTTTCATCACCGCACGCGATGCGGATGAAAAAAACTTTGCGGTTCCCAACCTTACTCTATTAGGCGGTCTGACTGCAGCGCGGATGCAGGACCGTCAGGCTTTGCTGGCCAGCTTCGATGCCACTCGCAGAATTATTGACAACAACGGTGTCGGTGATGCGCTCGATCAATACACTCAAGAAGCCTTTGAGATGGTGTCAGGTGACACGGCACGCAAAGCGTTCGATCTCTCTCAGGAGGATGAGAAAACGCGTGATCGCTATGGCAGGACCTCGTTTGGTCAAAACATCTTGCTCGCCCGTCGATTGGTGGAACATGGTGTGACCGTGGCTTCCGTGCGCGTGACCGGCCCGAGTTGGGACGATCATCGGGATCTGGTCAAACGTATGCGGGAAAAGGGCATCCCTTATGACCGTGCGTTTGCTGCACTGGTTGAAGACCTTCATGAACGAGGTCTCGACAAAAAGGTGATGGTGGTGGCCATGGGAGAATTTGGACGCACTCCAAAATTCAATAAGACTGCCGGCCGCGACCATTGGGGACGCGTAATGAGCGTTGCTCTGGCGGGGGGCGGAATCAAAACCGGTCAGGTGATTGGTTCTTCTGATGATCAAGGTGGTACACCGGTCGACGCCCCCTATCGTCCCGAAAATGTGCTGGCGATGCTGTATCGCCATCTGGGCATCGACCCTGCCACTACGTTTCTGGATCATAGTGGTAGGCCCCGGTATATTCTTGAACGCCGGGAGTTGATTACCGAATTGACCTGA
- a CDS encoding neutral/alkaline non-lysosomal ceramidase N-terminal domain-containing protein — MTERFPHWLLCLLLVIVAGQIRVNDVSAAEPPCSFGFARTEITPETPLRLSGYGNRAVVYEGVDEPLFVRAIAIKTPEQKICSLVSLDSIGFAGSFTDRIAKQVNQKYGLSRDQLVICSTHSHTAPQPVEGLSNIFSTPLTEAQRDAAQKYWNSVEERIVQTIGRAIADLQPGVMSLATGKVGFAQNRRVLKNGKWTGFGVNPEGPVDHSLPVLTVTDSAGKLRGLLFNYACHCTTFGSDFNRLNGDWAGYAAKSIEEQQGDIVAICTIGCGADQNPVRGNKEVARDLAIGHGRAIAVEVARLLKQPMQPITAPMKTAYGVARLPFDAPSEMEFKQALKSTRPQVHRHAEQMLALYQQPGGLPQSYPAPVQVWKFGRQLTMIFLGGEVVVDYALRLKKELNSEAVWVTAYANDVFGYVASERMRAEGGYEVDFSMIYYNQPGRWDKGTEEILIRRIHELEKQAE; from the coding sequence ATGACTGAAAGATTTCCGCACTGGCTGCTGTGCCTGTTGCTTGTGATAGTAGCAGGTCAGATTAGAGTGAATGATGTTTCTGCCGCTGAGCCCCCCTGCTCCTTCGGATTTGCCAGAACGGAAATTACTCCAGAGACCCCGCTTAGACTTTCCGGTTATGGAAATCGTGCCGTCGTGTATGAAGGAGTGGACGAGCCATTGTTCGTTCGTGCAATCGCCATCAAAACACCGGAGCAGAAAATCTGTTCGCTGGTTTCGCTGGACTCGATCGGTTTTGCCGGAAGTTTTACAGACCGCATTGCGAAGCAGGTCAATCAGAAGTATGGACTGAGCCGCGATCAACTGGTCATTTGCAGCACGCATTCGCATACCGCACCGCAACCCGTCGAAGGACTGTCCAATATATTTTCCACTCCATTGACCGAGGCACAACGTGATGCTGCACAAAAATACTGGAACAGCGTGGAAGAACGGATTGTCCAGACGATTGGGCGGGCGATTGCAGATCTGCAGCCGGGAGTCATGTCTCTGGCGACGGGTAAAGTCGGTTTTGCTCAGAACCGGCGCGTGTTGAAGAATGGCAAGTGGACGGGATTCGGCGTGAATCCGGAGGGTCCTGTGGATCACAGTCTGCCAGTGCTTACGGTAACTGATTCAGCGGGAAAACTGCGCGGCTTACTCTTCAACTATGCCTGTCACTGCACGACCTTTGGTAGTGATTTTAATCGACTGAACGGGGACTGGGCCGGTTATGCTGCGAAAAGCATTGAGGAACAGCAGGGAGACATCGTCGCGATCTGCACGATCGGTTGTGGGGCTGACCAGAATCCGGTGCGCGGAAACAAAGAGGTCGCCCGCGATCTGGCGATTGGTCACGGTCGGGCGATTGCAGTCGAAGTCGCACGTCTGCTCAAGCAACCAATGCAACCGATCACCGCTCCGATGAAAACTGCATATGGCGTTGCCAGGCTTCCGTTTGATGCACCATCCGAAATGGAATTCAAACAGGCTTTGAAGAGTACACGACCTCAGGTGCACCGACATGCTGAGCAAATGCTGGCCCTTTATCAACAACCGGGCGGATTGCCGCAATCGTACCCTGCTCCGGTCCAGGTCTGGAAATTCGGTCGGCAACTCACAATGATTTTTCTGGGAGGTGAAGTCGTTGTGGACTATGCACTCCGGCTCAAGAAAGAACTCAACAGCGAAGCGGTCTGGGTGACTGCGTATGCCAATGACGTCTTCGGCTATGTCGCTTCTGAACGAATGCGGGCTGAAGGCGGCTATGAAGTTGATTTCTCAATGATCTATTACAACCAGCCCGGTCGCTGGGACAAAGGCACTGAAGAAATACTGATCCGCCGGATTCATGAACTGGAAAAGCAGGCGGAATAA